One genomic region from Bacillus sp. SLBN-46 encodes:
- a CDS encoding TetR/AcrR family transcriptional regulator has protein sequence MKKREVQASVKDERLVQKRRDQMIKGAVTLFKQKGFHRTTTREIAKAAGFSIGTLYEYIRTKEDVLYLVCDSIYDHVSDRLQKDLALKKGTLESLKLGIANFFQVMDEMQAEVLVMYQEVKSLSRDALPYVLKKEMEMVAMFENLLTRCVENGELTLTEKQVELIAHNIFVQGQMWGFRRWALRKLFTLEEYIDLQTEILLSGIGSDVTSADKRLENETNRNR, from the coding sequence ATGAAAAAGCGGGAAGTACAGGCTTCGGTCAAGGATGAGCGCTTGGTTCAGAAACGGCGCGATCAGATGATCAAGGGAGCCGTGACACTTTTTAAACAGAAGGGGTTTCACCGGACGACGACGAGGGAAATTGCGAAGGCAGCGGGCTTTAGCATTGGGACGCTTTATGAATACATTCGCACAAAAGAGGATGTTCTCTATCTAGTTTGTGACAGCATTTATGATCATGTTAGTGACCGTCTTCAGAAAGACCTGGCCTTGAAAAAGGGAACATTGGAAAGCTTGAAGCTTGGGATTGCCAACTTTTTTCAGGTCATGGATGAAATGCAGGCCGAAGTGCTCGTGATGTATCAGGAAGTGAAGTCCCTGTCTAGGGACGCCCTTCCCTATGTGTTAAAAAAAGAGATGGAAATGGTGGCAATGTTTGAAAATTTGCTCACGCGTTGCGTGGAAAACGGGGAACTGACGCTGACGGAAAAGCAGGTAGAGCTGATTGCTCATAACATCTTTGTTCAGGGGCAAATGTGGGGCTTCCGCCGCTGGGCGCTTAGAAAATTATTTACGCTCGAGGAGTACATTGATTTGCAGACCGAGATTTTGTTATCGGGGATTGGCAGCGACGTCACATCAGCCGATAAACGTCTGGAAAACGAAACGAATCGCAACCGATAA
- the cls gene encoding cardiolipin synthase produces the protein MSLAILLSALLLIIIWIVLDFRLGRKKHLSIVSYKETSILHGHVDIFTHGKELFADYFREIRQATKHVHVLFYIVKDDRFGQEFLALLKEKARQGVEVRLLIDRLGSWRISASTVRSLKEAGVKFAFSNRIKLPFPFYSSQVRNHRKISIIDGKIGYVGGFNIGKEYIDQDPKLSPWRDYHLKIMGESVHSLQSEFMIDWEEYGGENLQHRPAYFPSLSKGPVRHQLVPTEAGMLEEKFVQVIQKAQHSIIIGSPYFVPSTRVMKELLHAISRGVSLTVVVPYTADHILVQEGSYRYLRELLKMGAVIYQYKNGFYHAKTMVIDDSICDIGTANFDNRSFFLNKEINCYIYDPAFIKRVKEVIEKDINDSVLLTLEVLNKPNPLRSLKENIARLIAFFL, from the coding sequence ATGAGCTTGGCCATCTTATTAAGTGCACTACTACTCATCATTATATGGATCGTATTAGATTTTAGATTAGGACGAAAGAAGCATCTTTCTATTGTCAGTTATAAGGAAACAAGCATCCTCCATGGCCATGTGGATATTTTTACACATGGAAAGGAATTATTCGCAGATTACTTCCGGGAAATTCGTCAAGCAACGAAGCATGTTCATGTGCTCTTTTATATTGTCAAAGATGACCGATTCGGCCAGGAATTTCTCGCTCTTTTAAAAGAAAAAGCACGACAAGGGGTGGAGGTGCGGCTATTGATTGACCGTCTTGGCAGTTGGAGAATCTCGGCGTCAACGGTGAGGTCCCTTAAAGAGGCGGGGGTCAAATTTGCTTTTAGCAACCGCATTAAGCTGCCGTTTCCTTTTTACTCCTCTCAAGTCCGCAATCATCGTAAAATTTCGATTATCGACGGGAAAATCGGCTATGTTGGCGGTTTTAATATTGGTAAGGAATACATTGATCAAGACCCAAAGCTAAGTCCTTGGCGTGACTATCATTTAAAAATAATGGGGGAAAGTGTTCATTCGTTACAAAGTGAATTTATGATTGACTGGGAGGAGTATGGGGGTGAAAATCTCCAGCATCGACCGGCCTATTTCCCTTCGCTCTCTAAAGGTCCTGTCCGCCATCAGCTTGTTCCAACCGAAGCCGGAATGTTAGAGGAAAAATTCGTCCAGGTGATTCAAAAGGCCCAACATTCCATTATTATCGGGAGCCCTTATTTTGTACCAAGTACACGAGTCATGAAGGAATTGCTTCATGCGATTAGCCGCGGCGTGTCACTTACGGTTGTGGTTCCGTATACAGCTGACCATATACTTGTTCAGGAAGGCTCCTATCGTTATTTACGAGAACTGCTGAAAATGGGAGCGGTTATTTATCAATATAAAAATGGGTTTTATCATGCAAAAACGATGGTGATTGACGATTCGATTTGCGATATCGGCACCGCTAATTTCGATAACCGCAGCTTCTTCCTAAACAAGGAAATTAACTGTTATATCTATGATCCTGCCTTTATTAAGCGTGTAAAGGAAGTAATCGAAAAGGACATCAACGACTCCGTGTTGCTGACCTTAGAAGTCCTGAACAAACCTAATCCATTACGGTCACTGAAAGAGAATATTGCCCGCTTGATCGCCTTTTTCCTATAA
- a CDS encoding 4Fe-4S dicluster domain-containing protein, translating into MNVFLWINLIAFVVVTAYAVSLFVYVVKTRIEFIKLGKKVEFDNNVKERLQKIWVNVFGQKKLLKDKKSGAIHVMFFYGFILVQFGAIDFIWKGIVPGSHLPLGPLYAGFTFFQEIVTLTILVAVIWAFYRRYVEKLVRLKRNFKSGLVLLFIGGLMVSVLVGNGMGIVWHGEEASWTEPVASLIAMGFSWIGETAAIAIFYVAWWMHLLFLLTFLVYVPQSKHAHLLAGPANVYFNRLEKPGKLKKVDFEDETQESFGVGKIEDFTQHQMIDFYACVECGRCTNMCPATGTGKMLSPMDLIVKMRDHLTNYGASVTSKQPWVPTFAFSNTKGNQIALAAAGQGAEETAAALAYSPSLIGEVITEEEIWACTTCRNCEDQCPVMNEHVDKIIDLRRYLVLTEGKMDADAQRAMTNIERQGNPWGLNRKERESWREVREDVEIPTVKEMNKKGEEFEYLFWVGSMGSYDNRSQKIALSFAKLMNEAGVKFAILGNKEKNSGDTPRRLGNEFLFQELATKNIEEFEKAEVKKIVTIDPHAYNIFKNEYPDFGLQAEVYHHTEVLYELVRDGRLVPKHAVNEKITFHDSCYLGRYNDVYDPPREILKSIPGVQLVEMERNRETGMCCGAGGGLMWMEEETGHRINVSRTEQALAVNPSVISSGCPYCLTMLSDGTKAKEVEEKIATYDVAELLEKAVCGEVKEIAS; encoded by the coding sequence ATGAATGTTTTTTTGTGGATTAACCTCATTGCATTTGTAGTTGTAACCGCTTACGCTGTCAGCCTATTTGTTTATGTGGTTAAGACTCGGATTGAATTTATTAAGTTGGGGAAAAAGGTCGAGTTTGATAACAATGTCAAAGAGCGGCTGCAAAAAATTTGGGTCAACGTGTTTGGCCAGAAAAAGCTGTTAAAGGATAAGAAGAGCGGCGCTATTCACGTTATGTTCTTTTATGGATTCATTCTCGTTCAATTTGGCGCCATCGATTTTATTTGGAAAGGGATTGTCCCAGGTTCACATTTGCCACTAGGACCGCTATATGCAGGTTTCACGTTTTTCCAGGAAATCGTCACATTGACGATCCTAGTTGCGGTGATTTGGGCTTTTTACCGCCGTTATGTGGAAAAATTAGTTCGATTGAAGCGCAATTTTAAATCGGGGCTTGTTTTATTGTTTATCGGCGGCCTTATGGTTTCCGTATTGGTCGGAAATGGAATGGGCATCGTCTGGCACGGGGAAGAGGCTTCATGGACTGAACCGGTGGCTTCCCTGATTGCAATGGGCTTTTCATGGATAGGGGAAACAGCCGCCATCGCCATTTTTTATGTGGCATGGTGGATGCATTTATTGTTCTTACTAACATTCTTAGTATACGTGCCGCAATCCAAGCACGCACACTTGTTGGCCGGACCGGCAAACGTTTATTTTAACCGTTTAGAAAAACCAGGTAAGTTAAAGAAAGTGGATTTTGAAGACGAAACACAAGAGTCCTTTGGTGTTGGAAAAATTGAAGACTTTACGCAGCACCAAATGATTGATTTTTATGCCTGTGTAGAATGTGGCCGCTGTACCAATATGTGTCCAGCAACCGGAACTGGTAAAATGCTGTCACCAATGGACTTAATTGTAAAAATGCGTGACCACCTCACTAATTATGGTGCGTCAGTAACGTCAAAGCAGCCATGGGTTCCTACGTTTGCTTTTTCCAATACAAAAGGAAACCAAATTGCTCTAGCTGCAGCTGGTCAAGGTGCAGAAGAAACGGCTGCTGCGCTTGCATATAGCCCAAGCTTGATTGGCGAGGTTATTACCGAAGAAGAAATTTGGGCATGTACAACATGCCGCAACTGTGAAGACCAATGTCCAGTTATGAACGAGCACGTGGATAAAATTATCGACCTTCGTCGTTATTTAGTGTTAACAGAAGGTAAAATGGATGCTGATGCACAGCGCGCGATGACGAATATTGAACGTCAGGGCAATCCATGGGGCTTAAACCGTAAAGAGCGCGAAAGCTGGCGTGAGGTTCGCGAGGATGTCGAGATTCCAACTGTGAAAGAAATGAACAAGAAGGGCGAAGAATTCGAATACCTCTTCTGGGTTGGTTCTATGGGATCTTACGATAATCGCAGCCAAAAAATTGCTCTTTCCTTTGCGAAGTTGATGAATGAAGCAGGCGTGAAGTTTGCCATTTTAGGAAATAAGGAGAAAAACTCTGGTGATACACCAAGACGTCTAGGAAATGAATTCTTGTTCCAAGAGCTTGCGACGAAAAATATTGAGGAATTTGAAAAGGCAGAAGTGAAGAAAATCGTTACGATTGATCCGCATGCCTATAATATTTTCAAAAATGAGTACCCTGATTTCGGATTACAGGCAGAGGTTTATCACCATACAGAGGTTCTATATGAGCTGGTTCGTGACGGGCGCTTGGTACCGAAGCATGCAGTTAATGAAAAGATTACTTTCCATGATTCTTGTTACTTAGGTCGTTACAATGATGTCTACGATCCACCGCGTGAAATCTTAAAATCGATTCCTGGTGTACAGCTGGTAGAGATGGAGCGCAACAGAGAAACGGGTATGTGCTGTGGAGCGGGCGGCGGTTTGATGTGGATGGAGGAAGAAACCGGTCATCGTATTAACGTGAGCCGTACAGAGCAAGCACTGGCTGTTAATCCTTCTGTCATCAGTTCTGGCTGTCCATACTGCTTAACGATGCTGTCAGATGGAACAAAGGCTAAAGAAGTGGAAGAGAAAATAGCAACTTACGATGTGGCTGAGTTGCTTGAAAAAGCGGTTTGTGGAGAAGTGAAAGAAATCGCTTCGTAA
- a CDS encoding acyl-CoA dehydrogenase, translated as MNLTFTEEQEMMRKMVRDFANSEITPFVDRMEKGEFPREILRKMGELGLMGIPVPEKYGGAEMDFTSYIIAINEISKVSATLGVILSVHTSVGTNPILYFGTEEQKQKYVPKLASGEYLGAFCLTEPSAGSDAASLKSRAVKKGDHYVINGSKVFITNGGEADVYIVFASTEPKLGTKGIAAFIVEKNTPGLIIGKDEHKMGLHGSRTVQLTFEDMRVPVENLLGNESEGFKIAMANLEAGRIGIATQALGIAEAALSAATNYAKERQQFGKPIAAQQGIGFKLADMATSVEAAKLLVYRAADLRSRGVKCGMEASMAKLFATRTAVEVATEAIQVFGGYGYTEDYPVERYFRDAKVTEIYEGTSEIQRIVISKYL; from the coding sequence ATGAACCTGACATTCACAGAAGAACAAGAAATGATGCGAAAAATGGTCCGTGATTTTGCGAATAGCGAAATTACTCCATTCGTCGATAGGATGGAAAAAGGAGAGTTCCCGCGAGAGATTCTCCGTAAAATGGGCGAGCTTGGCTTGATGGGGATTCCAGTGCCTGAAAAATACGGCGGGGCTGAGATGGATTTCACCTCCTATATTATTGCCATCAATGAAATTTCGAAGGTAAGTGCCACACTGGGCGTGATTTTATCGGTGCATACGTCGGTGGGGACGAACCCGATTCTTTATTTCGGAACGGAAGAACAGAAGCAAAAGTATGTGCCGAAGTTAGCTTCAGGTGAATACTTAGGGGCTTTTTGTTTAACCGAGCCGAGCGCTGGCTCAGATGCAGCAAGCTTGAAGTCGCGTGCGGTTAAGAAGGGTGACCATTATGTCATCAATGGCTCGAAGGTATTCATAACCAACGGCGGTGAGGCGGACGTTTATATTGTATTTGCCAGCACTGAGCCTAAGTTGGGCACCAAAGGCATTGCTGCTTTTATTGTTGAAAAAAATACCCCTGGTCTGATCATCGGGAAGGATGAACACAAAATGGGGCTACATGGTTCGAGGACTGTACAGCTTACGTTCGAAGATATGCGTGTTCCGGTGGAAAATCTTCTCGGCAACGAAAGTGAAGGCTTTAAAATTGCCATGGCGAACCTCGAGGCCGGCCGCATCGGCATCGCCACTCAGGCACTTGGTATCGCGGAGGCCGCATTGTCCGCCGCAACGAACTACGCGAAGGAGCGTCAACAGTTTGGCAAGCCAATCGCCGCCCAGCAAGGAATCGGCTTTAAACTGGCTGACATGGCGACGAGTGTGGAGGCTGCGAAACTATTAGTCTATCGCGCGGCTGATTTACGGAGCCGTGGGGTGAAATGCGGTATGGAAGCATCGATGGCAAAGTTGTTTGCCACTCGAACAGCGGTAGAAGTAGCAACCGAAGCGATCCAAGTGTTTGGCGGCTACGGTTATACCGAGGATTACCCGGTGGAGAGATACTTCCGCGATGCGAAGGTAACTGAAATCTATGAGGGAACGAGCGAGATTCAGCGGATTGTGATTAGTAAGTATTTATGA
- a CDS encoding 3-hydroxybutyryl-CoA dehydrogenase gives MKVSKVMVIGAGQMGSGIAQVCAQAGYHVLLNDLKPEFVERGLGVINKNLSRNVDKGRMTEEQKQEVLARLTVSTDLTDAAGVDLVIEAAVENMEIKTKIFAQLDEIAQAHTILASNTSSLPITEIAAATKRPEKVIGMHFMNPVPVMKLVEIIRGLATADEVYQVIEDMTNTLNKVPVEVNDFPGFVSNRILMPMINEAIYTLYEGVATKEAIDEVMKLGMNHPMGPLTLADFIGLDTCLYIMETLHEGFGDDKYRPCPLLRKYVKAGWLGKKTGRGFYTYE, from the coding sequence ATGAAGGTTTCAAAGGTAATGGTAATTGGAGCGGGACAAATGGGTTCGGGAATCGCCCAAGTTTGTGCCCAAGCAGGATATCACGTGTTGTTAAATGACTTAAAGCCTGAATTCGTGGAACGCGGCTTAGGGGTCATCAATAAGAACCTTTCCCGCAACGTCGATAAAGGCAGAATGACTGAGGAGCAAAAGCAGGAAGTGCTGGCACGACTTACTGTTTCGACAGATCTAACCGATGCTGCTGGCGTAGACCTCGTCATCGAGGCAGCCGTTGAAAATATGGAAATCAAAACAAAAATCTTTGCTCAATTAGATGAAATTGCTCAGGCACATACCATTTTAGCGAGCAATACCTCGTCCCTGCCAATCACAGAGATCGCTGCAGCGACGAAGCGTCCGGAAAAGGTCATCGGCATGCACTTTATGAATCCAGTGCCAGTGATGAAGCTGGTGGAAATTATCCGCGGTCTGGCAACAGCGGATGAAGTCTATCAAGTGATTGAAGACATGACCAATACGTTAAACAAGGTGCCTGTAGAAGTAAATGATTTCCCTGGCTTTGTTTCAAACCGAATTCTCATGCCAATGATCAACGAAGCGATTTACACGTTGTATGAAGGTGTGGCAACGAAGGAAGCGATTGATGAGGTCATGAAGCTCGGCATGAATCATCCGATGGGGCCGTTAACTTTGGCTGACTTTATTGGGTTAGATACCTGCCTGTACATTATGGAAACACTCCATGAAGGCTTCGGTGACGATAAATACCGCCCATGCCCATTGCTTCGTAAATATGTAAAAGCAGGCTGGCTCGGCAAGAAAACAGGCCGTGGATTCTATACGTACGAATAG
- a CDS encoding acetyl-CoA C-acetyltransferase, which translates to MGKTVILSGVRTPFGKLGGGLSSFTASQLGGIAVKEALVRAGVKPEEVGEVILGTVLQGGQGQIPSRQAARHAGLPWEVKTETINKVCASGMRSVTLADQIIRAGDEEVIVAGGMESMSNAPYILPKARWGFRMGDSQVKDLMIHDGLSCSFTGVHMGTYGNSTAAEMEISREAQDEWALRSHVRALEAIESGKLAEEIVSVEVPQRKGEPIVVSTDEGPRKDTSLERLAKLTPVFNSTGTITAGNAPGVNDGAAALVLMSEERATREGREVGAVILGHAAVAVEAKDFPQTPGLVINEILRKTGKSLEEIDLFEINEAFAAVALASGKIAGLNPEKVNVNGGAVALGHPIGASGARIIITLMHELKRRGGGIGIAAICSGGGQGDAVMIEVPRG; encoded by the coding sequence ATGGGGAAAACGGTTATTTTGAGCGGCGTAAGAACGCCTTTTGGAAAACTTGGGGGTGGATTAAGCAGCTTCACGGCTTCACAGCTTGGGGGAATCGCGGTTAAGGAAGCGTTGGTTCGCGCCGGCGTTAAGCCTGAAGAGGTAGGGGAAGTCATCCTCGGAACGGTTTTGCAAGGGGGCCAAGGACAAATTCCGTCACGCCAGGCAGCCCGACATGCAGGTTTGCCATGGGAAGTAAAAACGGAAACGATTAATAAGGTGTGTGCGTCTGGCATGCGCAGTGTGACGTTGGCCGACCAAATTATTCGCGCGGGCGATGAGGAAGTCATTGTAGCAGGCGGAATGGAATCCATGAGTAACGCACCATACATTTTACCGAAGGCAAGATGGGGCTTTAGAATGGGCGATTCACAAGTGAAGGATCTCATGATTCATGACGGCTTGAGCTGCAGCTTTACAGGTGTTCACATGGGTACTTATGGAAATTCAACGGCGGCGGAAATGGAGATTTCTCGTGAGGCGCAGGATGAGTGGGCGTTACGAAGTCATGTTCGTGCGCTGGAGGCGATTGAGAGTGGGAAGTTAGCAGAAGAAATTGTGTCTGTAGAAGTGCCGCAGCGAAAAGGGGAGCCGATTGTTGTGTCTACTGACGAAGGGCCGCGTAAGGATACTTCGTTAGAACGTCTTGCTAAATTGACACCTGTATTCAATTCAACGGGGACGATTACGGCGGGGAACGCACCAGGGGTGAATGACGGAGCTGCTGCCCTCGTGTTGATGAGCGAGGAGCGTGCGACTCGTGAAGGACGCGAGGTAGGAGCGGTGATTCTTGGTCATGCGGCTGTCGCAGTCGAAGCAAAGGATTTCCCACAAACACCAGGCCTTGTAATCAATGAGATTTTAAGGAAGACGGGCAAAAGCTTGGAGGAAATTGATTTATTTGAAATCAATGAGGCCTTTGCAGCTGTTGCGTTGGCAAGTGGGAAAATTGCCGGGCTGAATCCAGAAAAGGTCAATGTGAATGGCGGTGCGGTAGCGCTGGGGCATCCAATTGGCGCAAGCGGTGCGCGAATTATCATCACGTTGATGCACGAATTGAAGCGCCGCGGCGGCGGAATCGGAATTGCAGCTATATGTAGCGGCGGTGGCCAGGGAGATGCGGTGATGATTGAGGTACCGAGAGGGTAA
- a CDS encoding acyl-CoA dehydrogenase, whose amino-acid sequence MNFKLTEEHEMIRKMVRDFARNEVAPTAAERDEEERFDREIFDKMAELGLTGIPWPEEYGGIGSDYLAYCIAVEELSRVCASTGVTLSAHTSLAGWPIFKFGSEEQKQTYLRPMAEGSKIGAYGLTEPGSGSDAGGMRTTARLEGDHYVLNGSKIFITNGGIADIYVVFALTDPSSKQKGTTAFIVEKDFPGFSVGKKEKKLGIRSSPTTEIIFEDCKVPVANRLGDEGDGFKIAMMTLDGGRNGIAAQAVGIAQGALDAAVDYAKERQQFGKPIAAQQGISFKLADMATGIEAARLLTYQAAWLESKGLPYGKESAMSKLFAGDTAMKVTTEAVQVFGGYGYTKDYPVERFMRDAKITQIYEGTQEIQRLVISRMITK is encoded by the coding sequence ATGAACTTTAAGTTAACCGAAGAACATGAAATGATCCGAAAAATGGTTCGTGATTTTGCTAGAAACGAAGTAGCGCCTACTGCGGCTGAGCGTGATGAGGAAGAACGCTTTGACCGGGAGATTTTTGACAAAATGGCGGAGCTTGGTTTAACGGGTATTCCATGGCCGGAAGAGTATGGCGGAATTGGCAGTGACTATTTAGCTTACTGTATCGCAGTTGAAGAACTTTCCCGCGTCTGTGCGTCAACAGGGGTAACTCTTTCTGCGCACACGTCTCTTGCTGGCTGGCCAATCTTTAAATTCGGCAGCGAAGAGCAGAAACAAACGTATCTTCGTCCGATGGCAGAAGGAAGCAAGATTGGGGCATACGGCTTAACAGAGCCTGGCAGCGGTTCGGATGCAGGCGGCATGAGAACAACGGCTCGCTTAGAAGGGGACCATTACGTTCTAAATGGCTCCAAAATTTTCATCACTAACGGCGGCATCGCTGATATTTATGTGGTTTTTGCATTAACTGATCCATCCAGCAAACAAAAGGGTACGACAGCTTTTATCGTCGAAAAAGACTTCCCAGGCTTCTCTGTTGGGAAAAAAGAAAAGAAACTCGGCATTCGTTCGTCACCAACGACGGAAATTATTTTCGAAGATTGCAAGGTTCCTGTTGCCAACCGACTAGGTGATGAAGGAGACGGCTTTAAAATTGCCATGATGACACTGGATGGCGGCCGTAACGGAATCGCAGCGCAAGCGGTAGGAATTGCGCAAGGTGCATTGGATGCAGCGGTTGACTATGCTAAGGAACGCCAACAATTTGGTAAACCAATCGCTGCACAGCAGGGAATCAGCTTTAAGTTGGCTGACATGGCGACTGGAATTGAAGCTGCAAGACTATTAACCTATCAAGCTGCATGGTTGGAGTCAAAGGGACTTCCATACGGAAAAGAGTCCGCGATGTCTAAATTATTTGCGGGTGACACAGCGATGAAGGTAACAACGGAAGCGGTTCAGGTGTTTGGTGGCTACGGCTATACAAAGGATTATCCAGTAGAACGTTTCATGCGTGATGCGAAGATCACGCAAATATACGAAGGTACACAGGAAATTCAACGCCTCGTAATTTCACGAATGATTACGAAATAA